The Lolium rigidum isolate FL_2022 chromosome 1, APGP_CSIRO_Lrig_0.1, whole genome shotgun sequence region TGTGGGATAATTATGAGGGGCACCATAAGTACCACTTAGCTAATTGGGGTTTGGTCACTAGGAAAAAGGAGTATGGAGGGTTGGGCATCCCTGACTTATCAGAGATGAATATTTGCCTTCTAGCTTCCTGGATTAAAAGATACCATTTGGATGATAACAAAATTTGGAGACAGATAGTTGATAGCAAGTATAATGTGAATAATCCTAATATTTTTTCTTGCTCTGATATTGGGGcctctcctttttggaaaggggTGTTATGGGCTGCCAAGGCTGCGAAGATGGGTTATATGTggaaagttggtaatggtagaacTATTAAGTTCTGGGAAGACCACTGGTTTGGGTCTTGCTCTCTAGCTATTCAATTCGGGAAGTGTATTCCTGTTAAATGAACAAAATAAAACCATTGCTGATATTTGGGATGGTGTTTCTCTGAAAATGACCTTTAGAAGGTGTTTTGACCACAAACTTATGTTGCGATGGTTTGAGATTCAGCAAATTGCTCAAACTCTCCAGTTAGATGATTCTAAGGATTGTTTGATCTGGAAGTGGGCAGCAAATGGGGTCTATAGTGTTAAATCCTTATATGCTGTGGTTAATTTTGGAGGGATTCAAACTATTGATATACATTGTGTGTGGAAAATCAAAGTGCCCCcgaaaattcatttttttctcGGTTGCTTTCACATAATAAGCTTCTCACTAGAGATAACACTGGTTAAAAGACAAAGTGTTGATGATCTGACTTGTGTGTTTTGCAATGAACTAGAGTCATGTCAACATCTCGTTTTTTGAGTGTGTTGTTGCTCGCTAACTTTTGGAGAGGGGTTTTGGATGCCCTGGGTTTAAAGTTGAATATCTCGGATATGCATGATGTTGCTGCTACTGTGAGTCGAtagaaagaaaaataagaaatgcAATTTGATTTTTGCTGCTATTTTGAGGACTATCTGGATTACCAGAAATGACCATGTGTTCAATCGGGTGCAATGGTTTGGCATGCAGGCTCTGTGGAGACGCTTGCTAAACAACTGTGCTCAGTGGAAGATTTTGCTGAAGGAAGTGGAAAAAGAAGGGCTGATATGTATGATGAACAAGTTGGAAGGAGTGGCCAGATTGCCACCAATGATATTGTGGCCGGATCCTGGGTGATTCCACAGAAGAAGGCAAGAACTACTCTGGAGGTTTGTGACAGGAACAATTCGAGGGGGTTTGGCCCAATGCTTATGACTGCGGAAGATCCGGCAAGGACTCTTGAAGCAAATGATCTCGGTCCTGGTGGGGGATGGGGCATGTTTTCAGGTCATGGGTCGCCAAGTGACTTTGCACTGGTGTCTTCCGTTGGTTAGATGCAATTTGTTGGCTCTCTTGTGCTTTGTCGTTGTGCTGTATAAGTATGGGTCTACGAGTAGAACTTGGTTTGTAAGGTTTTAAAACCTCTGAATGCTGTAAACTGCTATATCTGGTTTCAATATATTTGGGGCCGGGGCATGCCCCTTTTTCTCTAAAAAACAAGTTTGACAATTTCTTTTCTTCTTGGAGCAATGTCCCAGTGGCAAAACTATCGCATTTGTGTATGTAAAAAATAACTACCGTATCGTATTTGTGCTTAATAATCCAAAAACTACCACTTTATGGTTTGCTAGTAAAACTTATTTTTTTCCGCGGCCTCGTCCACCTTCTTCTCCATGTTTTCCTTTCCAACCAACTCAGATGGATCCGGCATATGTGTATCTAAGTTGATGGCTTTGTGTCCAGATGAACGGGAACGAGGGGAGGAGGGGCAAAGACGAGGGGTGTGACCACCAGGGGATCCGACTGAGGAGGAGTAAACATATTTGTGTAAGAGGGGCTATCGTCAATGGACTAGCCGGAAACTATATGACTCATTCAGGGTATTATACTACATGTTTTAAACTGTGTTTGAGTTGAATGAAATTTGGCGCCTTCGACGCCTCCCTCTCTTAAAAAGAAATTAATTGTTGTTTGTTTTGGTTAGCTTTCGAGCGTGCCTCTCGATGAACCAAACAAATCAATAGATGAATAACAAACTAACTACATCAGAGATTATTGTGGGATATGATTAGAGGGATATTGATGTGGGAGGCTCGGCTACTTCGGTCAACGGGGCATCGACGTGATAAGAAAGGAGGATGAAATCTTGGTTCTAAATTGATCGAAACGTGACATCGGCAGTCACCGATTTTAACCTTTATAGTAGTAAAGAAAAGAGAGAAACCCATTGTCCTCATTGTCTTTGGCTTTGAGTCGAGGTCATGAGGCTTTAAGCACAACAATTCGCTCAGCTTCCTAGTGCAACATTTTAGCAATGACCTGAACGCCTCATATTTGTCTACATACCTGGATTTGCTGAGCCTGTTGCCAATGTGCTCCttatttcatttatttattttattattgGAGACACCCCCGGTTTTTATAACAACACAACTAATTTTATTACTACTACCTCCGTGGCTTGCACGTATTTCTAGGTTGTCAATTTAGCCAACATAATAATAATTTTACaccataaaaattatatcattagaaagtaaaaCATCTAaggtttctaatgatatatactcTGTATTTTATAATATATCTCATGTATTATTATGGTCAAACTTACGACCTAAAGATACGCACAAGTCCTATGAActggaacggaggaagtattaaGTTTCTTTTTTTAAGAAAATCAAATTTATAGCTCCGTATTCTTGTGGGCTAGTGGCTTCGACGAAACCAAGGGAATGACGTGTTCACAATTACAGTGAGAATGCATGCAACAATATATATGTGCTGAAATATATAGTGGACTTGGACTCCAGCTGGTCAGGGGCTTGGCACGGGCACGCGAAGGGAAGGGCGCAGGAGGAGGTCGGCCTTCCGCCGCGCGGTGACGCCGAATGCCTCAGTCATGTCGAACCCAGCCAGGTCCGGCGCTTCCCAGTCGAAGTGGAGCAGCAGGCTGGCAAGCGGGAGCTCCACGCTGGCAAGGCCGAACGCCATCCCAGGGCACATCCTCCGGCCGGCGCCGAACGGCAGGAGCTCGAAATCGGTGCCCCTGAAATCCACCGCCGCCGCATCGGCGCCGGCCTGGAATCGCTCCGGCCGGAACTCCTCGGTACCGTCGGGCCAGCACCGCTCGTCATGGCCCAGCGCCCAGGCGTTGACGATCACCTGCGTGCCCTTCGGCACGTCGAAGCCCATCACCTGGCATGGCTCCTGGCACTCGCGTGGGAGTAGCAACGGCGCCGGGCCGTGCATACGGAGCGTCTCCCGTATGACAAGGTGCAGGTACGGCACCTCTCCGAGCCTATCCTCGACCACCATGCCGCCGGCCTTGAAGGCTCGGCGCACCTCGGCCGTCACCTTCTTCATCACCCTTGGGTTCTTAACCAGCTCCGCCATGGCCCATTCCAACGTTGTTGCCGATGTCTCGCTGCCGGCGGCGAAGAGATCCTGTCGGTAGTGCTTGTCAAATAAATTTTTTTGTAGTGTAGGGAGTATGAAAAAGAGAGATGATTTGTACTACTACCTCTATACCATAAAAAGATATCGTAAATTCGTCTAAATTGAAATATATCTAAACACCGGTTAGTACATACTCCCTACGGTCTTTTTTAATTGTCTCGGATTTAGTACAGCtttatactaaattcgagtcaattagaaGAAACCCGAGAGAGTAGATACaattaaatttaaacaaatcttCAATATTATTTAATTGGTGGAGGAttttatggatggaggaagtacatACGAAGATGACGGCTTCGACTGCGACCATATCGATCTCACCATCCTTGTGTATTTTGAGCAGCACGTCAAgcatgtcctcgtcttcttcgcccTGCTTATTCCTGTCGAGATGGTCCTGGATAACGCCCCTGATGATACCGTACACCAGGGCGTGGTTCTCCTCGGCGCAGCGCAGGGTGCCGCTGAAGCGTCTGACGAGCCATGACGACGGCCACAGGTCCACGGGGTTAAACCCCGTCGCGAGCCCAACGAGGTTGTCGAGCTCTCGCAGGAACAGCTCACGCTGCTTGCACCGGTCGCCCATGACGGCGCGGAACGTGATGTCGGAGACGACCGTGGACAGCCGGGCGCGCATATCCACCTGGcagccggccgcggcggcggaccCAACCTCACGCAGCATGGCCGCCACTTCCTCCTCGCGGATGGCGCGGAAGGAGGCGACACGGCGCGCCACGAGGAGCTCCGTGACGGCGATCTTCCGGAGGTGGCGCCAGTACTCGCCGTACTGCGCAAAGATGATGTCTCGCCCGCCGCAGGTCACTACGCTCATGGTGGGTGTCAGCGGCCGCGTCGCGAACGCCAGGTCCTGGATCTTCATCACCTCGCGAGCTGCCTCCGGGGACGACAGCACCAGCGTGGGCACCTCGCCCAGACGGAGGAGCATCACCGGCCCGTGGCGCTGCGCGAGCTCGCGCAGGGCACGGTGAGGAAGCTGCCCGGCCAGGTGGTGCAGGCTGCCAATGAACGGCAGCTGCCACGGACCTGGCGGCAGCCGCAACCCATTGTTGGCCGTCAAGCGCCACCACCTGAACGTTGCAAGCAGCAGCGCCAGCGACACGAGAGCCCAGCCGAGGTAGCAGTACTCAGAGGTGTCCTCCATTATTTGTGTCTTGTCAACGATAGTATTCACCAATCCAATTATGTAGACTTGAACTGAATGCGTGGTCTGGTCTATCTCAGTGCACCAATAATGCTAGACCTACGGATACTCAGTGCACGAACCTGAGATCCACACAGTCTGTGCGTAACATCCTTTTCCGTAAGAAGTTGTCCGTACGTTCAGCATTATTGGATCTGACTTATTAGCCTTGCTCGATGTTCTACGGTGATTAATACTAGCGCCGCACTACGTGTCCCAAGAGTTGGGAGTAGCTTAAATCATGAGGTAATCCAACGCTCTGATTTTTCTCAGTTGCAACCTCTTTTACCATTACAAAAGTCTCAATTACAACTCATGTTAGCATGAATCACGGTGTAATCATATTGTTTAGAAGTCTCCAGAGAACTAACCTAGTTATCAATCAACTAAAAATTAGCAAAACCGATATTATTATGTTTGTATCGGACCTTTTATTTGCTAGTCGATAGAGAAAATATCAAttgtttcaaagtcattggtcatGATAGCTAGgaacattgttcccttcttggaggcgccgtTTTTGGAGAGTTAACAATTCTAAAANNNNNNNNNNNNNNNNNNNNNNNNNNNNNNNNNNNNNNNNNNNNNNNNNNNNNNNNNNNNNNNNNNNNNNNNNNNNNNNNNNNNNNNNNNNNNNNNNNNNATGCCTTTATGAGTTAATAATTCTAAAAATGCTAATATCAACAACTCAGCTTGATGGCCAActcgaggaagaagagaaaaaaccATCGTTACTCATTTTAGACATTAGAGGTAAATAAAAACTAGGACCATATAACCAGGAGCGCAATCCAGTAGCAGATAAAAACCACTAATAATTAAATGGTCAATGGCTAGATGGCCAAAACCAGTGCATTGACTCGCCAGAAAGAACTTTAGGCGCAGCCATGATGGCACCACCACCACAATTGCGGCACGATTAACTCGCCATCACTGTCAACCGAGCAGCAGCCGCACCGCATACTCTAGTGCACCTCACATATTAGAAAAATATTGCATATCAGAAAAGAACCGAGTACAATTAAGCTAGTATGGAAAA contains the following coding sequences:
- the LOC124680214 gene encoding desmethyl-deoxy-podophyllotoxin synthase-like, which translates into the protein MEDTSEYCYLGWALVSLALLLATFRWWRLTANNGLRLPPGPWQLPFIGSLHHLAGQLPHRALRELAQRHGPVMLLRLGEVPTLVLSSPEAAREVMKIQDLAFATRPLTPTMSVVTCGGRDIIFAQYGEYWRHLRKIAVTELLVARRVASFRAIREEEVAAMLREVGSAAAAGCQVDMRARLSTVVSDITFRAVMGDRCKQRELFLRELDNLVGLATGFNPVDLWPSSWLVRRFSGTLRCAEENHALVYGIIRGVIQDHLDRNKQGEEDEDMLDVLLKIHKDGEIDMVAVEAVIFDLFAAGSETSATTLEWAMAELVKNPRVMKKVTAEVRRAFKAGGMVVEDRLGEVPYLHLVIRETLRMHGPAPLLLPRECQEPCQVMGFDVPKGTQVIVNAWALGHDERCWPDGTEEFRPERFQAGADAAAVDFRGTDFELLPFGAGRRMCPGMAFGLASVELPLASLLLHFDWEAPDLAGFDMTEAFGVTARRKADLLLRPSLRVPVPSP